Proteins from one Mobula birostris isolate sMobBir1 chromosome 10, sMobBir1.hap1, whole genome shotgun sequence genomic window:
- the LOC140203973 gene encoding uncharacterized protein, whose amino-acid sequence MENPCKCVDCGKGFSYPSQLETHQRTHTKERPFICFVCEKGFTRSSHLLAHQRIHTGERPYTCTVCGKGFTESSKLKAHHQVHTDERTFNCSNCAKSFKSSQYLRRHQQIHTTQRPFACTVCGRGFTHSSKLLVHKRVHTGEWPFTCSVCGKGFNQSSDLLTHQRVHTGERPFTCSVCGKGFTRSFNLLVHERVHTGKRPFSCSVCGKGFTQSSHLMIHQRVHTGERPFSCSVCGKGFACSSSLLVHRRVHTGERPYSCSVCGKGFTSSSSLLVHRRVHSGERPFSCSICGKGFTQLSNLQSHQRVHK is encoded by the coding sequence ATGGAGAATCCATGTAAATGTgtggactgtgggaaaggattcagttACCCTTCCCAACTGGAAACCCATCAGCGCACACACACCAAGGAGAGGCCATTTATCTGTTtcgtgtgtgagaagggattcacacgTTCGTCCCACCTGCTcgcacaccagcgaattcacacggGGGAGAGGCCGTACACCTgcacagtgtgtgggaagggattcaccgaGTCATCCAAGCTGAAGGCACATCACCAAGTTCACACTGATGAAAGAACATTTAATTGCTCCAACTGTGCCAAGAGCTTTAAAAGTTCCCAGTATCTGCGGAGACATCAGCAAATTCACACAACCCAGAGGCCTTTCGCCTGCACTGTGTGCGGGAGAGGATTCACTCATTCATCCAAGCTGCTGGTGCACAAACGGGTTCACACTGGAGAATGGCCGTTTACCTGTtccgtgtgtgggaagggattcaaccAGTCATCTGACCtgctgacacaccagcgagttcacaccggggagaggccttTCACTTGCTCTGTGtgcgggaaaggattcactcgctCATTTAACTTGCTGGTCCACGagcgggttcacactgggaaAAGACCCTTCTCTTGTTCtgtttgtgggaagggattcactcagtcatcacaCCTGATGATACACCAACGAGTCCATACTGGGGAGCGGCCATTTTCCTGCTCGGTGTGCGGGAAGGGATTTGCTTGTTCATCTAGCCTGTTGGTGCACCGCCGGGTTCACACAGGAGAGAGGCCGTACTCCTGCtcggtgtgtgggaagggattcacttcttCATCCAGTCTCTTGGTGCACCGCCgggttcacagtggggagaggccattctcctgctccatctgtgggaaggggttcactcaATTATCCAATTTACAGTCACACCAACGGGTTCACAAGTGA